A stretch of the Capsicum annuum cultivar UCD-10X-F1 chromosome 10, UCD10Xv1.1, whole genome shotgun sequence genome encodes the following:
- the LOC124887681 gene encoding uncharacterized protein LOC124887681, translating to MSTSVARGLLNLRMLRIKSCQSMEEVITEEEQQGEEIMTIQPLFSQLEQLYLDDLPKLRHFFRMKHALEFPFLGKVHINNCHEMKTFVQQGFVSTPSLDSVTVNNDDEMKVVDIMFHSKVSFPSLEKLSVDGANGTTALCSHQLPTGYLNKLEILEVRRCRKWRNLMSPSVARGLLNLRNLKIEKCPLMNEVITEEEHQGEEMSDEPLFPLLEELYLTDLPKLRHFFLTKHTLEFSFLREVNIHKCPEMNTFVQQGSVSTPNLEILNYDNELEVDDLNKWIQQSFNSKEQQEQGNSDEYQSEATDGDKSEASEHDESDATNDDESETTESLKGEP from the exons ATGTCTACATCAGTGGCCAGAGGTCTTCTGAATCTTCGAATGCTAAGGATAAAATCTTGCCAATCAATGGAAGAAGTAATCACAGAAGAGGAACAACAAGGAGAAGAAATCATGACTATTCAGCCCTTATTTTCTCAGTTGGAACAGTTATATCTTGATGATTTACCAAAGCTAAGACATTTCTTTCGGATGAAGCATGCTCTTGAATTTCCGTTTCTTGGAAAAGTGCACATTAATAATTGTCATGAAATGAAGACGTTTGTCCAACAAGGATTTGTGAGTACACCGAGTCTCGACAGTGTGACTGTGAACAATGATGATGAGATGAAAGTAGTTGATATAATGTTCCACTCTAAG GTTTCTTTTCCTAGCCTAGAAAAGCTATCTGTCGATGGGGCTAACGGCACAACTGCTCTATGCTCTCACCAACTTCCAACTGGCTACTTAAACAAACTTGAAATATTGGAAGTACGTAGATGTAGAAAATGGAGAAATTTGATGTCTCCATCAGTGGCCAGAGGTCTTCTGAATCTCCGGAATCTAAAGATAGAAAAATGCCCATTAATGAATGAAGTGATCACAGAAGAGGAACATCAAGGAGAAGAAATGTCTGATGAGCCCTTATTTCCACTGTTGGAAGAGTTGTACCTTACGGATCTGCCAAAGCTGAGGCATTTCTTTCTGACGAAGCACACTCTTGAATTTTCATTTCTCAGAGAAGTGAATATCCATAAATGCCCTGAAATGAATACGTTTGTTCAACAGGGATCTGTGAGTACACCGAATCTCGAAATTTTGAACTATGATAATGAGCTGGAAGTAGATGATCTGAATAAATGGATACAACAGAGTTTCAATTCTAAG GAACAACAGGAACAAGGCAATTCTGATGAATACCAATCTGAAGCTACTGATGGCGACAAATCTGAAGCTAGTGAGCATGATGAATCTGATGCTACTAATGATGATGAATCTGAAACTACCGAGTCTCTAAAGGGTGAACCGTGA